One region of Triticum aestivum cultivar Chinese Spring chromosome 6B, IWGSC CS RefSeq v2.1, whole genome shotgun sequence genomic DNA includes:
- the LOC123138523 gene encoding uncharacterized protein: MATATMATAAGAAALLYYTLNRRLHTEKLDREGDSDGENGRDAAAGGALESHSMSRVSRRDVRAPATWLETISTLSETLRFTYSETLGKWPIGDLAFGISFLLKRQGNLSVASIYAGDDSVELKGASVVTDLKYLLNLLTLCWHFSKKPFPLFLEATGYSMEDVLMQEPKAGILKPAFTILLDRDRQCILLLIRGTHSIRDTLTAATGAVVPFHHTIVKEGGVSDLVLGYAHFGMVAAARWIAKLATPCLTEALRLYPDYKIKVVGHSLGGGTAALLTYVLREQQEFASATCVSFAPAACMTWELAESGVHFITTVINGADLVPTFSAAAVDDLRSEVTASAWLNDLRHQIEQTRILSTFYRSASALGSRLPSMANAKARVAGAGAILRPVSNGTQVVMRRARSVAQAAWTRPGLQLSSWACIGPRRRNTTSIVTSEEITTSTTNGGSESTSLLTETTMETTEIVTSETTQYAASEEVQSTISASDAVGTLDDKVDSDGEDIIDHHVDEDRITEVELWQQLENELYRKREGENNIVEEMTESNIAEEVGGRAQDVLSEPNEKEVHRFYPPGKIMHVITSTREAVIDDDDETSVHEDEEPDLHQVDATGESETSIGIFLTPRSLYGKLRLSKMMINDHYMPMYRRNIEQLVAELEKDLAL, translated from the exons ATGGCAACGGCCACAATGGCGACGGCTGCCGGCGCCGCCGCGCTGCTCTACTACACGCTGAACCGCCGGCTGCACACGGAGAAGCTGGACAGGGAAGGGGACTCGGATGGCGAGAATGGCAGGgatgcggcggcgggcggcgcgctcGAGTCCCATAGCATGAGCCGGGTGTCGCGGAGGGACGTGCGCGCCCCGGCCACCTGGCTGGAAACCATCTCGACTCTGTCGGAGACGCTGCGCTTCACGTACTCTGAGACCCTTGGGAAGTGGCCCATTGGGGACCTTGCTTTCGGGATCAGCTTCCTCCTCAAGAGACAG GGAAACTTATCTGTAGCAAGCATATATGCTGGAGATGATAGTGTGGAGCTCAAAGGAGCTTCAGTAGTTACGGACTTGAAGTATCTTTTGAATTTGTTGACACTGTGTTGGCATTTTTCCAAAAAGCCATTCCCGTTATTTTTGGAAGCTACTGGCTACTCCATGGAGGATGTTCTCATGCAAGAACCTAAAGCAGGA ATTTTGAAGCCAGCTTTCACCATTTTACTTGATAGAGACAGACAATGTATACTTCTACTAATTAGAGGCACCCATAGTATCAGGGATACCCTGACAGCTGCTACGGGTGCTGTGGTTCCATTCCACCATACAATAGTCAAAGAAGGTGGTGTTAGTGATCTAGTTTTAGGGTATGCACATTTTGGGATGGTTGCAGCGGCTAGATGGATTGCAAAGCTTGCAACTCCTTGTCTCACTGAAGCATTACGTTTGTATCCAGATTATAAAATAAAG GTTGTTGGACATTCACTTGGAGGTGGTACAGCAGCTCTCTTGACCTATGTCCTGAGGGAACAGCAGGAGTTTGCCTCTGCTACTTGCGTGTCATTTGCTCCAG CTGCTTGTATGACATGGGAGCTGGCTGAGTCGGGAGTACATTTTATCACTACAGTCATCAATGGAGCTGATTTGGTGCCAACATTTTCGGCAGCGGCAGTAGATGATCTTCGTTCAGAG GTGACGGCATCTGCCTGGCTGAATGATCTCCGTCACCAAATCGAGCAAACTAGAATCCTGAGCACTTTCTATCGATCTGCATCTGCCTTGGGATCGCGACTTCCTTCTATGGCAAATGCTAAAGCTAGAGTAGCTGGTGCTGGTGCCATCCTAAGACCTGTATCTAATGGGACACAG GTTGTAATGAGGAGAGCTCGCAGTGTAGCACAAGCAGCGTGGACAAGACCGGGGCTACAACTATCCTCATGGGCTTGTATTGGGCCAAGGCGACGGAATACTACCTCAATTGTCACATCAGAAGAAATAACAACTTCCACTACCAACGGTGGCTCTGAATCCACTTCACTATTGACTGAGACCACGATGGAAACCACAGAGATAGTTACATCTGAAACCACGCAGTATGCTGCATCAGAAGAGGTCCAGAGCACCATCTCGGCATCCGATGCTGTTGGTACTTTGGATGACAAGGTAGATAGTGACGGTGAAGACATCATCGATCATCACGTGGATGAGGACAGGATCACCGAAGTGGAGCTGTGGCAACAACTTGAAAACGAGCTGTACCGGAAAAGGGAAGGGGAGAACAACATAGTGGAAGAGATGACTGAAAGTAACATCGCCGAGGAAGTTGGCGGCAGAGCTCAAGATGTCCTCAGTGAACCCAACGAGAAGGAGGTCCACAGATTCTACCCGCCCGGGaaaatcatgcatgtaataacCTCCACAAGAGAAGCAGTCATAGACGATGATGACGAGACCAGTGTTCACGAGGATGAAGAGCCCGACCTTCACCAAGTTGATGCTACCGGGGAGTCGGAGACAAGCATAGGAATCTTCTTGACGCCAAGATCTCTGTACGGCAAGCTGAGGCTGTCGAAGATGATGATCAACGATCATTACATGCCGATGTACAGAAGAAACATCGAGCAGTTGGTTGCGGAGCTTGAGAAGGACCTGGCTCTGTAG
- the LOC123138522 gene encoding ATP-dependent DNA helicase Q-like 3, giving the protein MKKALPLKGGSGGSRHGTKSPKELESILKQYFGYSEFRGRQLEAIEAVLSGRDCFCLMPTGGGKSMCYQIPALVKTGVVLVISPLIALMENQVSSLKSKGIPAEFLSSTQTTANKNKIHEDLDSGNPSLKLLYVTPELVATSGFKAKLTKLHNRGLLGLVAIDEAHCISTWGHDFRPSYRKISSLRKQFPDIPILALTATAVPKVQKDVISSLSLQNPVILKASFNRPNIFYEVRYKDLLDDVYSDISNLLKSSGNVCSIIYCLERAACDDLTMHLSQQGISSAAYHAGLNSKVRTTVLDDWLSSRTQVVVATIAFGMGIDRQDVRIVCHFNLPKSMESFYQESGRAGRDQQPSRSVLYYGLEDRRRMEFILRNSSSRKQQPSSSSTELSEKTLADFSQIVDYCESSSCRRKKIIESFGEKVQPTLCQRTCDACKHPNQVSSRLEDLRRVPNSRFNKISPVFKSSSVDPKHFDTEFWNREDDVSISNEDISDSDDEEEAVSNIAISKLPSKGGFEARLDALERAENAYNQAKGQTKQQGGNLVDKKSISQTLRDASRKRLSDALAQAKLRLGNLRFAEEASAAHLETECFKKYQKVGKTFYNSQIAATVRWLSSSTSDQIHDRLETLTNQTTEAGAATSSPCNISDALGKAEKPAEATTSHEHAKTKPSDEFAKTMASTENMEPSKMSPSEKSIDEEARDRAISTMDLPKIPSFREFMSQKGRSHTTGSSRAESQPRGIPRKAGPVISKEGTTGTSKKMKL; this is encoded by the exons ATGAAGAAGGCGCTTCCCCTAAAAGGCGGGTCGGGAGGGTCGAGGCATGGAACGAAATCTCCCAAGGAGCTGGAGAGCATCTTGAAGCAGTATTTTGGGTACTCGGAGTTCCGAGGAAGGCAGCTAGAGGCCATAGAGGCTGTTCTTTCAG GAAGGGATTGCTTCTGTTTGATGCCAACTGGAGGTGGCAAGTCAATGTGCTACCAGATCCCTGCTCTAGTGAAGACCGGCGTTGTTCTTGTTATCTCACCCTTGATAG CGCTAATG GAGAATCAGGTTAGCAGCTTGAAAAGTAAAGGAATTCCAGCTGAATTTCTCTCTTCGACACAAACAACTGCTAACAAAAACAAG ATACATGAAGATCTCGATTCTGGCAATCCTTCTTTAAAATTGCTGTATGTCACTCCTGAGTTAGTTGCAACATCTGGCTTCAAAGCAAAGTTAACAAAGCTCCACAACAGGGGTCTTCTTGGTCTTGTAGCTATTGATGAG GCTCATTGTATTTCAACTTGGGGCCATGATTTCAG ACCTAGCTACCGCAAGATTTCATCATTGAGGAAGCAGTTCCCAGATATCCCGATATTGGCTTTGACTGCAACTGCTGTCCCAAA agtCCAGAAAGATGTGATATCATCATTGTCCTTGCAAAACCCAGTCATTCTTAAAGCTTCCTTTAATCGACCTAATATCTTCTATGAAG TTCGTTacaaggatcttcttgatgatgtttATTCTGATATATCGAATTTACTGAAGTCCAGCGGAAATGTTTGCTCAATCATATATTGCCTTGAACGTGCTGCCTGTGATGATCTGACTATGCATTTGTCACAGCAGGGCATCTCTTCTGCTG CTTATCATGCTGGCCTGAATAGTAAAGTGCGAACTACCGTTCTTGATGACTGGCTTTCATCAAGGACTCAAGTTGTTGTTGCAACTATAGCATTTGG AATG GGTATTGATAGACAAGATGTCCGCATCGTGTGCCATTTCAACTTGCCTAAGTCAATGGAATCTTTCTACCAGGAGTCCGGACGTGCTGGTCGTGACCAACAGCCTTCCAGGAGTGTTTTGTATTATGGGTTAGAGGACCGAAGGAGAATG GAATTTATTTTGAGAAACAGCAGCAGTAGAAAACAACagccatcttcttcttcaactgaGCTTTCAGAGAAGACCTTAGCCGACTTTAGTCAG ATAGTTGATTATTGTGAGAGCTCTAGCTGCCGGCGAAAAAAGATCATTGAGAGCTTTGGAGAAAAG GTACAACCAACTTTATGCCAACGCACATGTGATGCTTGCAAGCACCCAAATCAAGTGTCCTCGCGTTTGGAGGACCTTCGGCGTGTGCCCAACTCTCGCTTTAACAAGATATCTCCAGTCTTCAAAAG CTCATCAGTTGACCCAAAACACTTTGACACGGAATTTTGGAACCGTGAAGATGACGTAAGCATATCAAACGAAGATATATCAGATTCTGATG ATGAGGAAGAGGCAGTGAGCAATATCGCCATTTCAAAGCTTCCATCAAAAGGAGGGTTCGAAGCAAGACTTGATGCCTTGGAGCGTGCTGAAAATGCTTACAATCAGGCCAAAGGTCAAACAAAACAGCAG GGTGGCAACCTTGTTGACAAGAAGAGCATATCTCAGACTCTAAGAGATGCGAGCAGGAAAAGATTGTCGGATGCACTTGCACAAGCAAAGCTCCGTCTTGGGAATCTGCG GTTTGCTGAAGAGGCTTCTGCCGCACACCTTGAAACAGAGTGCTTCAAGAAGTATCAGAAAGTGGGAAAGACGTTCTACAACTCCCAGATAGCTGCCACGGTTCGGTGGCTGTCGTCTTCAACTTCTGACCAAATTCACGACCGACTTGAAACCCTTACCAACCAGACTACAGAAGCTGGTGCAGCCACCAGCTCTCCTTGCAACATTTCTGATGCTTTGGGCAAAGCTGAAAAGCCAGCAGAAGCTACTACAAGCCACGAGCACGCGAAAACCAAGCCTTCTGATGAGTTTGCAAAGACCATGGCTTCAACTGAAAACATGGAGCCTTCCAAGATGTCACCATCTGAGAAATCCATAGACGAAGAAGCAAGAGATCGCGCGATCAGTACCATGGACCTTCCCAAGATACCATCATTCAGAGAATTCATGAGCCAGAAGGGAAGGAGTCACACAACCGGCTCTTCTAGGGCAGAGAGCCAGCCTCGCGGCATTCCTAGAAAGGCTGGCCCTGTGATCAGCAAGGAAGGAACGACAGGAACATCAAAGAAGATGAAACTATGA